The Calypte anna isolate BGI_N300 chromosome 11, bCalAnn1_v1.p, whole genome shotgun sequence DNA window AATTGTCACTGGGCTTGGGTTAGCAGAAGAGCTGGAAGTTTGTCTGTAAAAAGTTATGTGTTTCCAGAAAGGGTATAATTTTATCTTTGAACTAAAAAACAACAGCATTAGATTTTAGGTTCAATTTCCACCCCTTGCAGTCCTCTTGCCCTCTCCCTGCCTATCCATATCTTGAAGAGCTGATTTTTGTCTCACTTTAGGGCTCTTTTTACTGGTCCCAGTCGTTATATTTCTAAGACTGTAGTCTCCCTGTCATCTCATAGTTCCATGGCTTTTAACATAGGGAAAGACTGTTGAAATTCATCTACCTTCTGTATAGCGTATTCTGGAATTTGCTTTTACTCATCTGTATCTCAGGAAGTAGTTTTGTTTACGAACTCTGAGTAAAAGAGGAATAATCCTTCCAGTTCTTGGAGCTACTTGGCATGCTGTTTATGCATGTGAGATGGGTGCTTTTCCAAACTGGTGGAATCTTGAGTACTCTGTTTATAGGTACTAAAGGTACTGTAGGTGTTTCATCATCTCTGAATGTGATCTCTTTATGTCAGCACTGCTTGGTGCAGAAAGTCAACTGTTACAGACTGTTTTCACTGTTTGGCCTTGTTCCAGGTACATAACCTCCTTgtaacttttgttttcttttgttcctaACAGTTTTAAGAACTTTGATTTGGAAGACTCTCAGAAGTGTGCAGTAGACTGGTTGATGATTGGCCCCTCTTCCAAGAGAGAGGAGTACAAAGTGTGTGGGTCTTCCATACCTCCCTCTTTCATCTCTACAAGGGACCATGTTTGGATATTTTTTCACTCAGATGCAGCAAGCTCAGGACAGGCTCAGGGATTTCGCCTTTCTTATATTAGAGGTAAAACCTTACTATCATCTTCAAGTGTTGCCAGAGAGAGTGTAATTGAAGCCaacaaaactgtaatttttgtTGACAGGAGTCTTGGGCCAGTCTTGTTGACTGTAAAGTTTTAGTGTGTTAACTCTGATACCATTTCCACTTAGCTTTTTAACAGTATTCCTGACTTGTGACCTTCAGGGTAGTAGATGTTAAAAAGTGACATCAGATGGTTCCAAAAATTTTGATACtgacttttttctccttgccttcTTTCACAGGAAAGATAGGTCAGGCTGTGTGCCAGTCAGATGAATTCCATTGTGCAAATGGAAAGTGTATTCCCAGTACTTGGAAGTGTAATTCCATGGATGAATGTGGTGATAATTCAGATGAGAGAAACTGCACTCTTCCTCCAACAGACCCTCCATCCAGCATCTGCCCCTCAGGAATGTTCCAGTGCAGTGCAGCCCACTCCACCAAGTGCTTGTTGAACGAGCTGAGATGTAATTCAGTTAAAGACTGCAGTGATGGTTCAGACGAAGATAATTGTCCTGATCTTTCCTGTGGCAAAAGGCTGGGTAATTTTTATGGATCTTTTGCTTCCCCAGACTTATTCCGTGGTGATCACAGCAGATCAGACCTTCGTTGCACGTGGTATGTGGACACACAAGATAATCGACATGTTCTATTGCAGCTTGATTTGCAGTTAGGCTACAATGACTATGTCAAGGTGTATGATGGCATTGGAGAGAGAAGTGATAAATTAATGCAAACATTTTCATACCACAACAACAGGCACTCAGTAAGCGTGGAGTCATCAAAGGGCCAGCTCACTGTCTCATATCATGCCCATTCCAAGAGCACTGGCCATGGGTTCAATGCAACCTATCAGGTGAAAGGCTATTGCCTTCCTTGGGAACATCCTTGTGGAAGTGATGAGGAGTGTTTCACAGATAAGCAGCATTGTGATGGCTGGTGGCACTGTCCAAATGGCAAGGATGAAGAGAACTGTCCTGCTTGCCAGAAGAATGAATACCCATGTGAGGGAAACAGTGGGCTTTGTTACTCAATACTTGACCGCTGCAATAACCAAAAGAACTGCCCAGATGGCTCGGATGAAAAAAACTGCTTCACTTGCCAGCCAGGAAACTTCCATTGTGGTACAAATCTGTGCATCTTTGAGACCTGGCGCTGCGACGGCCAAGAGGACTGCCAGGATGGAAGTGATGAACATAACTGCCTGGTGATCGTTCCCAGAAAGGTCATCACAGCTGCTCTGATTGGCAGTCTTGTGTGTGGCTTGCTGCTGGTGATAGCACTGGGTTGtgcatttaaattatattctcTAAGGACCAGGGAATACAGGTAAGCATCTTCCTTTTATGCTGCTTTGGTagctgtcagatttttttttcctttttgttaaaggaaaaaagttgaTTGTTAAACAGAGAATTGGGAAAGTAGTGTGAAAGCAATCCAAGGAATTGATGACAGTTAAACAGTGCTACATTTAGAGCACAGTAGTAAAGATTTTCAGAAGTTGTGAGGGGAATGTCAACTCTTCTGTGATCTGtgagaaatacatatttattatgCAGCCTGGCAGAACCCCTATCTAACTTAAAAAACTACTTCAAGCAGTTTCCTCTCCATTATCCTCCCCATGTGACAAACCCCTTGCCCTTGGCTAGAAACTGAATGCTGAACTGTTACAGTAAAATCTTGACTGAGCCTGAACTGAATAacccccagtccctccccaaATACTCCAGTTCTCTGTGTACTAAATGTTCTCTGTGTACTGCTGTTCCTGTCAGTGTGAGATGTACCCTCTTCCCCTGGTCCTGTATGCCTTGCTGTAGGCACAGTGTACATGTTTTTGTGCCTATGTATGTTTGTGCAAGCATGGTTCTGCCTTCTGGGAGAGGGTTGTAAGGGGCTTTCTGAAGCCCGTCTCATGTCATACATGCCAggtctgtgctgtgctgctgacacggtttgtgttttctgcacAGTGTGCTTTACATTCCCTCCTGATCAAATCTGCATGATTAaggagctggaaagcagctgccgTGCTATGTTGGTAACCTCAGTGCCTTGATTCTGGCAGGACAGCCaaagctctctgcagctgccagctgcCCCTGGTGTGTGATTGTTTCCAGTTCTTAATGTTTGTCTTTTCCAAAAATAACCTTTAGGCTCTTGCTGAACAAGTTACCTCTGTTCCTGGGGTAAGCTGGGCAATTGCAATGGCAGCATTGCCATGGAGTTCAACCTGGGACTGCAGGGAAGAGTTGGCTGATTTGATTCACTGGTACTTACGCCCTGTAATCTTActccttttgtttattttagtaTCCTGGTAAGATTTTCACAGAACCTCGTTGAAAGTTTGCATTTTTGCTGCTAGCTAGAAGTCCTCTACACTGCTTTTATAGATTAATGTGAGGGTGGCAGGACAAACTGTCTGTTACTTCTCTTCCATCTTTTCCCTCTTGGTTCTGTTTCCAGAGCATTTGAGACTCAGATGACACGACTCGAGGCAGAGTTTGTGCGTCGGGAAGCTCCACCTTCCTACGGGCAGCTGATTGCACAAGGACTTATCCCCCCAGTAGAAGACTTCCCTGTGTACAATGCATCACAAGTATGGACACACGAGCACCAGAAAACCTATCAGCATCCCAATTGCTATAAATTAGATTCAATCTGGAGCTGTGTTCTTTCAGTAGCTATGCTAATTATATGGAAGTCatataaaaatgtgtgtgtttgcCTTAGAGCTCAAGATCCACAATTATGCATCTTGGTGCTGTGGGTAGTTTTGAACACATTAAATGTGTTTGCTAGGGAACAGCAGTGAGATAAGCACATGCTGTTCTGCTGTACATCAAGATAGAAtgaacagagacagagagaaaggtcagaaagtaaatagaaaaaaggcttttcaaGTTAAAACTGTAAATGTGCACAAAGCGATAAGAAAGCAAGGTCTCTAGCAGTATTTTTTGGAAATTCTGcgattatttttcatttctaagtACATTACACTGGGAAGCCATTAAGTCATTCTTGTATTCCATTGCTGAGTTCTCAAAAATCCCCAGTGCCCTATCAGAAGCATCCAGCTGTGATATGGCTCTTTGTGTGATAAAGCTCTTGCATTTTGTTACTCAAGGGGCCAATCGATTTGCTTTGGTCCTTGTTCTCTGCTGGTGTCATCAGCTTTTGAGGGTCCACTGCTATTGCTTCTGATAGAGAACTTGGTGATCTGCAGCCTGTTTCTTTATTGGTGGTCTGATTGCATGGGTGGAGCATCTTTCTGGGTAGACACAGCTTAAACTCATAAACGGAACACTGAGTCTTTGCCACAGGCAGAACTGCCTTTGGTATTCTTAAATAGTTCAGTAGAAAATCGGTATTTAACAAGGAAGTGCAGGAATCAAGTCTGAGAATTCTGATCAGGTGGAGGTATTAGTGGAAAGAACAGGGTTTAGCAGAAGTATTTTGGATGTGAAGTCATAGTTATGTCTGTGTTGCAGgcttctgtgctgcagaacaTTCGAACAGCCATGAGGAGGCAGATGAGGCGACACTCGTCAAGACGGAGCTCGTCACGGCGGCGCTTGGGGCGCCTCTGGAACAGACTCTTCCACAGACCTCGGGTGAGAGGGCAGATCCCACTCCTGACACCTGCTTGCACATCACAGACTACTCTGGGTGATGGGATCATCAACCATGCTGATGGAACTACTCGGAGTCCTCCACCTTCCCCTGAAGGACCTAATTTAGAGCCAAATGGCCAAGCCAGGGGCCTACAAGAAGCTGCATGTAGCAGCTTGCAGCCAGAGACTGAAGTCACAGAGCCATCACCTTCAAATGTCTTACCTAGTACTtgcccagcagcacacacagagccTGAGGCTGGACAGGCTGATAAGTCTTTAGGTGCTGAGACATCTGGCAATGAGCTTAAGCAGGCCAGTAAAGTGAATTCAGGAAAGGCTTTCAGAGATCCTTTATCTGAAAGTGTTACAGAAACGATCCATGGAGGGTCAGCATCCAGGAGGACTGTGCCAGAGGAAAGTATTTTAAGTAGAAGTCATTCGCTGAGTGAAGAGCCATGTAGGTTACCCTTAAAAAAGTGGGAGTCTGCTTATTCAGACAGCTCTATGAATGTTCATGTCCAAGTGGATGGACAAAACCAACGTTGCCCTAACTCATACCAGGAGGAGCCTTTGGGTATTCATGCGGCTTGTTGCCATTCTGTGGAAGTGCC harbors:
- the LRP3 gene encoding low-density lipoprotein receptor-related protein 3 isoform X2, whose amino-acid sequence is MKLVNLFLTGKIESAVTSLAPCRGEQEQHTERRGVIYSPSWPLNYPPAVNCSWYIKGDRGDMITISFKNFDLEDSQKCAVDWLMIGPSSKREEYKVCGSSIPPSFISTRDHVWIFFHSDAASSGQAQGFRLSYIRGKIGQAVCQSDEFHCANGKCIPSTWKCNSMDECGDNSDERNCTLPPTDPPSSICPSGMFQCSAAHSTKCLLNELRCNSVKDCSDGSDEDNCPDLSCGKRLGNFYGSFASPDLFRGDHSRSDLRCTWYVDTQDNRHVLLQLDLQLGYNDYVKVYDGIGERSDKLMQTFSYHNNRHSVSVESSKGQLTVSYHAHSKSTGHGFNATYQVKGYCLPWEHPCGSDEECFTDKQHCDGWWHCPNGKDEENCPACQKNEYPCEGNSGLCYSILDRCNNQKNCPDGSDEKNCFTCQPGNFHCGTNLCIFETWRCDGQEDCQDGSDEHNCLVIVPRKVITAALIGSLVCGLLLVIALGCAFKLYSLRTREYRAFETQMTRLEAEFVRREAPPSYGQLIAQGLIPPVEDFPVYNASQASVLQNIRTAMRRQMRRHSSRRSSSRRRLGRLWNRLFHRPRVRGQIPLLTPACTSQTTLGDGIINHADGTTRSPPPSPEGPNLEPNGQARGLQEAACSSLQPETEVTEPSPSNVLPSTCPAAHTEPEAGQADKSLGAETSGNELKQASKVNSGKAFRDPLSESVTETIHGGSASRRTVPEESILSRSHSLSEEPCRLPLKKWESAYSDSSMNVHVQVDGQNQRCPNSYQEEPLGIHAACCHSVEVPMLESSTPLSEINTSDDESLLVC
- the LRP3 gene encoding low-density lipoprotein receptor-related protein 3 isoform X3 produces the protein MITISFKNFDLEDSQKCAVDWLMIGPSSKREEYKVCGSSIPPSFISTRDHVWIFFHSDAASSGQAQGFRLSYIRGKIGQAVCQSDEFHCANGKCIPSTWKCNSMDECGDNSDERNCTLPPTDPPSSICPSGMFQCSAAHSTKCLLNELRCNSVKDCSDGSDEDNCPDLSCGKRLGNFYGSFASPDLFRGDHSRSDLRCTWYVDTQDNRHVLLQLDLQLGYNDYVKVYDGIGERSDKLMQTFSYHNNRHSVSVESSKGQLTVSYHAHSKSTGHGFNATYQVKGYCLPWEHPCGSDEECFTDKQHCDGWWHCPNGKDEENCPACQKNEYPCEGNSGLCYSILDRCNNQKNCPDGSDEKNCFTCQPGNFHCGTNLCIFETWRCDGQEDCQDGSDEHNCLVIVPRKVITAALIGSLVCGLLLVIALGCAFKLYSLRTREYRAFETQMTRLEAEFVRREAPPSYGQLIAQGLIPPVEDFPVYNASQASVLQNIRTAMRRQMRRHSSRRSSSRRRLGRLWNRLFHRPRVRGQIPLLTPACTSQTTLGDGIINHADGTTRSPPPSPEGPNLEPNGQARGLQEAACSSLQPETEVTEPSPSNVLPSTCPAAHTEPEAGQADKSLGAETSGNELKQASKVNSGKAFRDPLSESVTETIHGGSASRRTVPEESILSRSHSLSEEPCRLPLKKWESAYSDSSMNVHVQVDGQNQRCPNSYQEEPLGIHAACCHSVEVPMLESSTPLSEINTSDDESLLVC
- the LRP3 gene encoding low-density lipoprotein receptor-related protein 3 isoform X1, which translates into the protein MEKAAAAELRQGALVPLTAICLVNLFLTGKIESAVTSLAPCRGEQEQHTERRGVIYSPSWPLNYPPAVNCSWYIKGDRGDMITISFKNFDLEDSQKCAVDWLMIGPSSKREEYKVCGSSIPPSFISTRDHVWIFFHSDAASSGQAQGFRLSYIRGKIGQAVCQSDEFHCANGKCIPSTWKCNSMDECGDNSDERNCTLPPTDPPSSICPSGMFQCSAAHSTKCLLNELRCNSVKDCSDGSDEDNCPDLSCGKRLGNFYGSFASPDLFRGDHSRSDLRCTWYVDTQDNRHVLLQLDLQLGYNDYVKVYDGIGERSDKLMQTFSYHNNRHSVSVESSKGQLTVSYHAHSKSTGHGFNATYQVKGYCLPWEHPCGSDEECFTDKQHCDGWWHCPNGKDEENCPACQKNEYPCEGNSGLCYSILDRCNNQKNCPDGSDEKNCFTCQPGNFHCGTNLCIFETWRCDGQEDCQDGSDEHNCLVIVPRKVITAALIGSLVCGLLLVIALGCAFKLYSLRTREYRAFETQMTRLEAEFVRREAPPSYGQLIAQGLIPPVEDFPVYNASQASVLQNIRTAMRRQMRRHSSRRSSSRRRLGRLWNRLFHRPRVRGQIPLLTPACTSQTTLGDGIINHADGTTRSPPPSPEGPNLEPNGQARGLQEAACSSLQPETEVTEPSPSNVLPSTCPAAHTEPEAGQADKSLGAETSGNELKQASKVNSGKAFRDPLSESVTETIHGGSASRRTVPEESILSRSHSLSEEPCRLPLKKWESAYSDSSMNVHVQVDGQNQRCPNSYQEEPLGIHAACCHSVEVPMLESSTPLSEINTSDDESLLVC